In a single window of the Hippocampus zosterae strain Florida chromosome 6, ASM2543408v3, whole genome shotgun sequence genome:
- the cds2 gene encoding phosphatidate cytidylyltransferase 2, which produces MTELRHRGTTDTEATLQNQPSEDKGSDSELRSEKDGVTDSDPKLDKVDSGVPEVPVPPDDTPEVLNKALSGLSSRWKNWWVRGILTLAMISFFFIIIYLGPMVLMMIVLCVQIKCFLEIITIGYSVYHSYHLPWFRTLSWYFLLCVNYFFYGETVTDYFFTLVQREEPLRILSKYHRFISFALYLTGFCMFVLSLVKKHYRLQFYMFGWTHVTLLIVVTQSHLIIHNLFEGMIWFIVPISCVICNDIMAYMFGFFFGRTPLIKLSPKKTWEGFIGGFFATILFGIMLSYVMAGYRYFVCPVEFNNDSNSFQVDCEPPELFQLQDYTLPSILESVTGWTTVRLYPFQIHSIALSTFASIVGPFGGFFASGFKRAFKIKDFANTIPGHGGIMDRFDCQYLMATFVNVYIASFIRGPNPSKVIQQLLALRADQQLFIFNSLKAHLTERGLLPALEEAAA; this is translated from the exons ATGACAGAACTGAGGCACCGTGGAACCACAGACACCGAGGCGACGTTACAAAACCAGCCGTCCGAGGACAAG GGTTCAGACAGTGAGCTGAGATCAGAGAAAGATGGCGTAACAGACAGCGACCCCAAACTGGACAAAGTGGACTCGGGTGTCCCTGAGGTGCCAGTGCCACCTGATGACACACCAGAGGTGTTAAATAAAGCCTTGTCCGGACTCTCCTCAAG ATGGAAGAACTGGTGGGTCCGAGGGATCCTTACACTTGCCATGATTtccttcttcttcatcatcatctacCTAGGCCCCATGGTGCTTATGATGATT GTCCTGTGTGTTCAGATCAAATGCTTCCTCGAAATCATCACCATTGGTTACAGCGTTTACCACTCGTATCATCTGCCGTGGTTCAGGACACTGAGTTG GTACTTCCTGCTCTGCGTTAATTACTTCTTCTACGGTGAGACCGTCACAGATTACTTCTTCACACTGGTGCAAAGGGAAGAGCCACTTCGCATCCTCAGCAAATACCACCGCTTTATCTCCTTTGCCCTCTACCTCACGG GTTTCTGCATGTTTGTACTGAGTTTGGTGAAGAAGCACTACCGCCTTCAGTTCTACATG TTTGGGTGGACTCACGTGACTCTGCTGATTGTGGTGACACAGTCTCACCTCATCATTCACAACCTGTTTGAAGGGATGATCTG gTTTATTGTACCAATTTCCTGTGTGATCTGTAATGATATTATGGCCTACATGTTTGGTTTCTTCTTCGGACGTACCCCTCTCATTAAG CTGtcgccaaagaagacgtgggaGGGATTCATTGGTGGATTCTTCGCTACCATTTTGTTTGGCATCATg CTCTCCTACGTGATGGCAGGCTACCGCTACTTCGTATGTCCAGTCGAGTTCAACAACGATTCTAACAGTTTCCAGGTGGACTGTGAGCCGCCTGAACTTTTCCAGCTTCAGGACTACACCCTTCCCAGCATCCTAGAGTCTGTCACTGGATGG ACCACAGTTCGTCTCTATCCATTCCAGATCCACAGCATCGCTCTGTCCACATTTGCCTCAATCGTTGGACCCTTTGGTGGCTTTTTTGCCAGTGGCTTTAAGAGGGCCTTTAAGATAAAG GACTTTGCCAACACTATTCCAGGACACGGTGGCATAATGGACCGATTCGACTGCCAGTACCTCATGGCCACATTTGTAAATGTCTACATTGCTAGTTTCATCAG GGGCCCAAACCCAAGCAAAGTGATCCAGCAGCTCCTGGCCCTTCGGGCCGACCAGCAGCTCTTCATCTTCAATTCTCTGAAGGCTCACCTAACAGAGAGGGGCTTGCTGCCTGCATTGGAGGAGGCGGCCGCCTAG
- the zgc:65851 gene encoding low molecular weight neuronal intermediate filament — protein MSYSSEMYSSSSYRKIFGDAPRAGRAGMISSISSSPSRVHSSGYRSRTYGSPAVISSSSYRRSAAPGRVFSSSMQDSLVDLSQSTAVTNEFKIIRTNEKEQLQGLNDRFVSFIEKVHNLEQQNKVLEAEVTLLRQRNNEPSRLHELYEQEIRELRARVEELTQEKNQMHLDCVQMNDALERLREKLDEETRLREEAENTLKGYRKDVDDATLARLELEKKVESLLDEIAFLRKVHEEELQEMQSSLQATQVSVEMDMSKPDLAAALKDIRAQYENLSCRNQAQAEEWYRSKFATVTEAAARNQDAIKHSKEELTEYRRQVQARTLEIEALRGHNEALERQIAEMEDRHNNEIGDMQDTIQQLEAALRSTKGEMSRHLREYQDLLNVKMALDIEIAAYRKLLEGEECRLSSIGGAMVQSGYPGFSYMSSRTYSLGAYRKSKPEEEEEEGEEEDKQDEVEENEEEGEDDDEGADQEGGDAEEDEEEEEEEKPKGKDEKQKKKESPTEKTSKN, from the exons ATGAGCTACTCAAGTGAAATGTATAGCAGCAGTTCCTATCGGAAGATATTCGGCGATGCCCCGCGTGCCGGGCGTGCGGGGATGATCAGTAGCATCAGCAGCAGCCCGTCCCGTGTGCACTCCTCGGGGTACCGCAGTCGCACCTATGGCTCCCCCGCGGTCATCTCGTCCAGCAGCTACCGCAGGAGCGCCGCGCCCGGTCGCGTCTTCTCCTCGTCCATGCAGGACTCCCTGGTGGACCTGAGCCAGTCCACGGCGGTCACCAACGAATTCAAAATCATACGAACCAACGAGAAGGAACAACTGCAGGGGCTCAACGACCGCTTCGTGTCCTTCATCGAGAAAGTGCACAACCTGGAGCAGCAGAACAAAGTTCTCGAGGCGGAGGTGACGTTGCTGCGGCAACGCAACAACGAGCCGTCGCGCCTTCACGAGCTCTACGAGCAGGAGATCCGCGAGCTCCGCGCGCGCGTCGAGGAGCTGACCCAGGAGAAGAACCAGATGCACCTGGACTGCGTCCAGATGAACGACGCTCTGGAGCGCCTGCGGGAGAAGCTCGACGAGGAGACCAGGTTGCGGGAGGAGGCGGAGAACACCTTGAAGGGCTACCGCAAGGACGTGGACGACGCCACCTTGGCGCGCCTGGAGCTCGAGAAGAAAGTCGAGTCGCTGCTGGATGAGATCGCTTTCCTGAGGAAAGTTCACGAGGAGGAGCTGCAAGAGATGCAGTCGTCCCTGCAGGCCACGCAG GTATCAGTGGAGATGGACATGAGCAAACCGGACCTGGCTGCAGCTCTGAAGGACATCAGGGCTCAGTATGAGAACCTGTCATGTAGGAACCAGGCCCAGGCAGAGGAATGGTATCGTTCCAAGTTTGCAACGGTGACCGAGGCCGCTGCTCGCAACCAGGATGCCATCAAGCACTCCAAGGAGGAGCTGACCGAGTACCGCAGGCAGGTGCAAGCCCGCACCCTGGAGATTGAGGCCCTCAGGGGCCATAATGAGGCCCTCGAGCGGCAGATTGCTGAGATGGAGGATCGTCACAACAATGAAATTGGAGACATGCAG GACACCATTCAGCAGCTGGAGGCTGCACTGCGCAGTACCAAAGGAGAAATGTCCCGTCACCTGCGCGAATACCAGGATCTGCTCAATGTCAAAATGGCACTTGACATTGAAATAGCCGCTTACAG GAAACTGCTGGAAGGCGAGGAGTGCCGCCTCAGCTCCATCGGTGGTGCCATGGTGCAGTCCGGTTACCCCGGCTTCTCCTACATGTCGTCCCGCACGTACTCCCTGGGAGCCTACAGGAAGTCCAaaccagaggaggaggaagaggagggagaagAAGAGGATAAGCAGGACGAGGTTGAGGAGAatgaggaggagggagaggatGACGACGAGGGAGCCGACCAGGAGGGAGGTGATgctgaggaggatgaggaggaagaagaggaggagaagccaAAAGGGAAGGatgagaagcagaagaagaaggagagccCCACTGAGAAGACCAGCAAGAACTAA